The Comamonas sp. GB3 AK4-5 genome includes a region encoding these proteins:
- a CDS encoding lysoplasmalogenase family protein, with amino-acid sequence MYSPSQVIVLVTPVFFALMALEWAVARRRGLRAYQQSDAISSLNLGMLSQTSAVFVKLLTLGIYTMAVGQVALVHNDAFWFSLPGWLLALLFYDFCYYWLHRMGHQVAVLWAAHAVHHQSQDYNLSTALRQTSSGPLLAWIFYLPMALAGVPPLVFAVVGLIDLLYQFWVHTEQVGRLGWFDRWFCAPSNHRVHHAINDRYVDKNYGGILIVWDRLFGTFQPEEDSEPCVYGTRGLLNSWDPLWANATIYRQLLHDSWHAQRLGDKLRVWLKPPGWRPADVAQRFPKPAFDLEAHRQRFDPPLSRAMAGFAWLQFAALVAGVAAFLWQADQAPQAQNLLWFGVLLTGQWALGAAMQGRISPWMALLLQSAALATATAALGLREWHWLFKPLALAIALVYVASYADRTLISQSKHGKKQKAWFLGALFFSLLGDISLMLDGLFIPGLVFFLLAHLCYVACFRCDAPWLAHRGALIGIGLLACMVYTLLCLGGLPAALRLPVLAYVAVIAVMAAQAWGRFSVQRSQPAWLVALGSSFFMASDTLLAFDRFVQPLPWAIVGVLSTYFVAQALIVQGCVAGLGLGLKQASHIPD; translated from the coding sequence ATGTACTCTCCCAGCCAAGTCATTGTCCTGGTGACACCCGTCTTCTTTGCCTTGATGGCCTTGGAATGGGCCGTGGCCCGGCGCAGGGGGCTGCGGGCCTACCAGCAAAGCGATGCCATCAGCTCGCTCAATCTGGGCATGCTCAGCCAGACCAGTGCCGTCTTCGTCAAGCTGCTCACCTTGGGCATTTACACCATGGCCGTCGGCCAGGTGGCGCTGGTGCACAACGATGCCTTCTGGTTCAGCCTGCCGGGCTGGCTGCTGGCCCTGCTGTTCTACGACTTTTGCTACTACTGGTTGCACCGCATGGGCCACCAGGTAGCCGTGCTGTGGGCTGCGCACGCGGTGCACCACCAGAGCCAGGACTACAACCTGTCCACGGCCCTGCGCCAGACCAGCTCGGGCCCGCTGCTGGCCTGGATCTTCTATCTGCCCATGGCCCTGGCCGGCGTGCCACCGCTGGTGTTTGCCGTGGTGGGCCTGATTGATCTGCTCTACCAGTTCTGGGTGCACACCGAGCAGGTAGGGCGGCTGGGCTGGTTTGACCGCTGGTTCTGCGCCCCCAGCAACCACCGCGTGCACCACGCCATCAACGACCGTTATGTGGACAAAAACTACGGCGGCATCTTGATTGTCTGGGACCGGCTGTTTGGCACTTTCCAGCCCGAAGAAGACAGCGAGCCCTGCGTCTACGGCACGCGCGGCCTGCTCAACAGCTGGGACCCGCTGTGGGCCAATGCCACCATCTACCGCCAGCTGCTGCATGACAGCTGGCATGCCCAGCGCCTGGGCGACAAGCTGCGCGTCTGGCTCAAGCCCCCGGGCTGGCGTCCGGCCGATGTGGCCCAGCGCTTTCCCAAACCGGCGTTCGATCTGGAGGCCCACCGCCAGCGCTTTGATCCCCCGCTGTCCCGCGCCATGGCCGGGTTTGCCTGGCTGCAATTTGCCGCGCTGGTGGCCGGGGTGGCCGCTTTCCTGTGGCAGGCCGACCAGGCGCCACAGGCCCAGAACCTGCTGTGGTTTGGCGTGCTGCTGACTGGCCAGTGGGCGCTGGGCGCCGCCATGCAGGGGCGCATCAGCCCGTGGATGGCGCTGCTGCTGCAATCCGCCGCCCTGGCCACCGCCACCGCGGCCTTGGGCCTGCGCGAATGGCATTGGCTGTTCAAGCCGCTGGCGCTGGCGATTGCTCTTGTTTATGTAGCATCTTATGCAGATCGCACTTTGATCTCACAATCAAAACATGGCAAGAAGCAGAAGGCGTGGTTTCTGGGTGCTCTGTTTTTCTCTCTGTTGGGCGATATCAGCCTGATGCTCGATGGCCTGTTCATCCCCGGCCTGGTCTTCTTTTTGCTGGCCCACCTCTGCTACGTCGCCTGCTTTCGCTGCGACGCGCCCTGGCTCGCCCATCGCGGTGCTTTGATCGGCATTGGCCTGCTGGCCTGCATGGTCTACACCTTGTTGTGCCTGGGCGGGCTGCCTGCGGCGCTGCGCCTGCCCGTGCTGGCCTATGTGGCGGTGATTGCCGTCATGGCGGCCCAGGCCTGGGGGCGCTTCAGCGTGCAACGCAGCCAGCCCGCCTGGCTGGTGGCCCTGGGCAGCAGCTTCTTCATGGCCAGCGACACGCTGCTGGCCTTTGACCGCTTTGTGCAACCCCTGCCCTGGGCGATCGTGGGCGTGCTGTCCACCTACTTTGTGGCCCAGGCGCTGATCGTGCAGGGCTGTGTGGCGGGGCTGGGGCTGGGGCTGAAGCAGGCCAGCCATATCCCAGACTAG